Genomic segment of Corticium candelabrum chromosome 16, ooCorCand1.1, whole genome shotgun sequence:
agctgaaagagaaagaaaaaagaTTCAAAATATCTTTACTTGCCACCGATTTTAGGATATTGTCGTGTAGTGGGCACAAGTGCAAGAAACACAGAACCTTCTATTCAGTAGAACACAATACGACTCAACTGATTATGATATCTGACTACTTCCGCTAATAAGTCTCTAATCAGATTAGTAACACCATAATAACATACACTACACCTTCCCCTCCTTAATCTAGACTTTCTCTAACAGTATGTCTATGAATCGGGTCTGGAGGGAGGACACCTAGCCCTAGAAGGATAACGACGTCCTGACCGTTCAGTCTCAGTACTCTGGTCAGTGATCTTGTCAGGAATAGACATAGGTTGATCTTCAATTTGCTCCTTGGGTGCTGTTAGTCCGCGTAGTCCTCCTGCTGAATCAGTAGTTTCCTTCCGTTCTGAGGTAGACCTTGATGTTTTCAGTTGATCAGCATGCCTCCTTTGTAACCCACCTTCTGTTTGAACTTCATACGAGACCAGATTGCTTTACGATAGTACCAGTTACCCACTTGTGATCTTCACGACGATAATCACGAGCCCAAACTGCATCTCCTGTTGTAAAGGAACGTGATTCCACTTGAGCATCATAACGCTGCTTCTGAGctgcttgtttatttgaaACTTGAGTTGAGACATTTGGTTGCAGCAATGATAACTTGGTTTTGAGCTTTTGACCCAAAAACAATTCTGATGGCATACACCCAGTTACACTGTGAGGTGTCAATCTATAAGCCAGGAGAAATCGTGACAATTTCTGAATTAAGGATCCCTCTTCCTCACTCATCGTTCTCAGCttactttttaaaatttgaacaTATCTCTCTGCTTGCCCATTTGTCGCTGGGTGATAAGGAGCACTCCAAAAATGCTTTATGCCATTCAATCTAAAAAATTCCGAGAATTTGGTTGAGACAAACTGAGGGCCATTGTCAGATACAAGCTGATCAGGTAACCCAAACGAGCTAAACAGTTGTCGTAGTTCAGCGATTGTTTGTTCAGAAGTAGTGCTTGACATAGGACGAACCTCTACCCATTTTGAGTATACGTCCACTACAATCAAAAACATTTTACTGCCATTGGATCTGCAAAATCGATATGAATCCTTTGAAAAGGCTTCGAAGGCCATGGCCATGGATGTAACTCCACCTTTGGAGGATTCTTTTCAACTCTTGACAAGTTACACATTCTTTGCTCAGCCCTTCAATCGCCTTGTCGATTTGTGGCCACCAAGTATACAACCTGGCCAATGACTTTATTGGAACTACATCTTGATGAGTTTCATGAAGTTGTTTCAGAACAGATGTTCAAAACTTTGGAGGAACAATGACTCTTCTTCCCCATAGCAATACCTCGGCTTCTGTAGTCAATTTGAACCTCTGGTTCCGTAAGCCCTTAGCTCATCACTTACTTTCTTCGGCCATCCTGAGTATACTGCAGTATGCGAGAGAGAGAACTGGGTCTCTGCGCGTTTCTCTTGCTATGTCCTTTGCAGTGATAGGCAAAATTTCCAACTGCGATAAATTAAATAAGCTGGCTATCTTTGCATCAGCTTCAGTGCCAGAGTCCGGCAATGGTAATCTGGACAGACTGTCTGCATTTCCATGCTCCGTGGTCGACTTGTACTGAATGTCAAATTGGTAAACCGACAATAACACTTCCCAACGTTGTAATTGGGCTGCAGCCAGTGAAGGTAGACCCTTTTGGGACCCAAAATAGCAGTCAGTGGTTGGTGGTCAGTGACTAACGTGAAACTCCTTCCATGCAAATACTGATGGAATCGGCAAACGCCAAAGACTAAGCCAAAGCTTCCTTATCCACTTGGGAATAATTCCGCCTGTATCTGTTAAAGTACGTGATGCAAAGGCAATTGGTCTCTCACTGCCATCTGCTAGCACATGTGAAATGACTGCCCCAACTCCATATGGAGACACATCACAAGCAATTTTAATTCTAAAGATGGATTATAGTGCACCAACACTTTAGTAGATGTTAATTGTTTTTTAAGGTCAAGAAAGCCCTTGTGCAATCTTGAGTCCAGTTCCATTTAGTGTCTCCCTTTAGTAATCTATTCAGAGGCTGACAAGTGGTTGATAATTTGGGTAAAAACCAAGAATAATAATTCACCAACCCTAAGAAAGAACGCAGCTGCGACACATTCTGGGGTTGGGGAGCAGCTTGGATTGTTTCCACTTTCTTACTTGAGGCATGTAGACCTGAGGAATCAATATGGAAACCAAGATACTCCACTGATGTTGCCATGAACACACATTTGTTCAACTTGAGACGAAGACCATGGTTTTCGAGTCTTGTCAAGACCACAACTAGATTTTTCCAATGCTCTCTTGCTGATTTGCCTGACACCAAAATGTCATCTAAGTAGCAGACCACTCCATCTAGCCCTTGCAACACCTGGTCCataacattttgaaaaattgcaGGTGCGCTTGAAATTTCGAAAGGAAGTTGGGTATAACGATACAACCCTTTATGCGTATTGATAGTAACAACATGTCTTGACTCTTCCTCCAATAGTACTTGCTGGTATGCATTTGCCAAATCCAGTTTTGTGAAAACTCCACCTCCAGCCGATGTCACAAATAGATCATCAGGCATCAGTAAGGGGTGAGTCTTTACTGTCAATCCCTTGTTTACTGTAACTTTGTAATCGCCACAAATCCTCACGCTTCCATCACTCTTGGGAACAGGAACAATGGGAGCAGCCCACTTGCTTGTGCTGACCTTTTCCAATACTCCCAGGCGTACCATTCGTTCTAAATCTTGTTCAATGGCATCCTTCAATGCATATAGCACAGATTTTGGTCTGAAAAATTGTGGAGGTGAATCAGTCTCTAATCTTGCCGTGTAGTCTTGTACAGTTCCCAGGCCTTCCTTGAACAGCTCTGGAAATTGTTTCCTCAACTCATTTACGCTGTATGCGGGAGATAAGACACAGATGTTGTGCCAATTCAACCGGATCCTGTGTAGCCAATTACGGTCTACTAGAGACGGTCCTTCCccagaaacaacaaacaacggAAGTTGTTtgacttgctgcttgttgtATTTGACATCTACTGTTATCTCGCCAATCACATGAAGTAGCTCTCCAGTATATGTTTTCAATACTGTGGCAGAATGAACAGGCTTCAACTGTGAGAAACACTGCTTCCACGTACGTTGAGAGATTATTGACACAGACGCGCCGGTGTCAACTTGCATTTGCAGCTGTTTCTCTTTAACACTCATTTGCACCATCACGCTAGGTGTGTGCTCAATATTCATTGTAAAAAAGATTCTTCCTGCTTTCTCACCATATCTGTGTTCACACAATGGGTCTTTGCGATCAGCTGACTCTTCTTAGCATGTCATGCTTGTTCAATGTGTCCTTTTTGTGACAATGCCGGCAGGTTTGATTCCGATGCCAGCAGGTGTCTGCTTTGTGGCCCACTTTGCCACATTAATAATAATTGCACTCCCTTGTGGTTTGTTGCCCTTTCACAAAACTAGCCTGAGGCTTCCCTTTGTTACCTCCACTTGCATATTTCCTTGCTGTGATGACTTGCACATCAGCCTTCCTAGCTTCTGTTTCCGACACATTTCGCATTTGCGCAGACTGTTTCTCTGCAGTCCCCATTGCTTGCACTATTTTCAGTGCCCTGGCTAAAGTTAGATCTCCTTCAGAAAGTAACTTTTTCTAAGCAGTTTCACTATGCAAACCACATACAAACGAATCTCGCAGAGACTCACCAAGCGTTGCTCCAAATTTGCAGTGCTCTGCCATCTTTCTGAGTTGAGCCATAAAGTCTAGTACCGTTTCATTTGGTTGCTGGCATATTCCcagaaacttgaaacgttCTGCTCTTGCCAAAGGCTTTGACACATAATATGCAGACGACTCTCTTTGTAAGACCTCCAGTGTCTTCTCTGACAGCTTCTCTTGTGCTACCAAGTTTTGTAGTAGTCCATACGTCTTCGGACCTATCAACGTGAGACAAACGGCTCATTTCCGTCTGTCAGCTGCAGCATTCACTTGGAGAAATAACTCCATCTGTTCTTGGTACGCAGGCCAGTCTTCCTTTTTTCGTGATCGAATTCTCCTATCTTGCCTATAGGCACTAGGCGTTGAGGAAACTCTTGTTCAGCCATTTGATCCGATCTCTTGTCGCCAAGTGTTGTGTAGTGGGCACGAGTGCAAGAAACACAGAATCTTCTATTCAGTtgaacacaatacaactcAACTGATTATGATATCCGACTACTTCCGCTAATAAGTCTCTAATCAGATTAGTAACACCATAGTAACATACACTACAGATATCTCTTTAGACCATTTTTAATTGAAATATTCCGTCACTGGGGAAAGGCGGCAGAAAATACTTTATCAGAGGTATCAAAATCATTAGCCTTCTCTCTGAGCATGACAAGTTCTGAAGTTGTCCATATGTGGCGTCAACGATTCTCAATCTGTCTACAGATGGAAAACTCTATTATTACTCTGAAAAGTTGAAAAGCCTTATCTGGAGAAACCCGGTAGATCAAAACGGTTGTCAGCAGAAATCTGTTCGCTGTTTCGGAATTAACTGACTTAGTGTAGTGTTCAGTTACAGTTGTAATAGTAATcctttaattgtttgtttagtctACAGTGTATCTAGTTGGTTTAGTTGACTGTTCTGAGTATAGTATATAGTTGTGTTGTTTTACGCTTTTATGTTgtggagggggaggggagggggaaggggagggggaaggggagaggggagaagGGGAGAGCATGTAAGCACGTAACCATGCTtcgtgatgttctgccaagccaagccagcagtctcgtccaccccagtcaatgaccaagtaTGCAGGTAAACTCTTGAGTCGAGAgcgtgtgagttccttgcatAAGGCAATTACGCCTGAGCCCATCCTGTACTTGAACTCATGACCCAATGGTTCAGATATTTATATTCTTCAAATGCTCTCTCTAACCAAATAAGCTacatactacacacacacacacacacacacacacacacacacacacacacacacacacacacacacacacacacacacacacacacacacacacacacaagtggaCAAAATAGGCAAATGTTGATCCCTTTACGTAGTTcaacgtcaaccttaaggtcagttgcgaagatagcccccctgcctctagagacaggatTTGCaatacgtggaggcttaggacTAGCACTGACAATCCACCTTGTGCTTGGCCAGAGttatccaggggcactgactgtGGTGCAGTTCTGgtactggacaccaaggcccacaataCCCGTCTGCTACAgtatgttactgccaagccagtggttCTGTCCACTCCCAGTCAATGgccaagtactcatttatattcctgagttgagagaggaaattgtgtgcaagttccttgcctaagggAATTACGGCTGTGCCCATCCCACACTTGAACCCACAACTCAAAAGTCCTGTGTGTTTCCATTCTCTAAAtgtgactctctaaccaattaagCTACAGatgccacatacacacacacgcacgcacattttttgttattattaaaagttggtacaacttctaaatcaatctaaattctttacactaaagctaggtttacaaaagGTCCCAAAGGCTTCCAAAAAGATATGTTCGACTttcttgcacaaacagttCGTATATGTTGACGTAGATGCCACTTAAAACTGTTCATAATTCCAACAGGAGGAAgagtttttctttttgtccacacacgcacatgcacgcatgtacacacacacagtcacacatgcacacacacacacacacacacacacacacacacacacacacacacacacacacatacacatgcacacacacacacacacccacacactcagTTGTGGCGTCCATTAGGTAACTCTTTTTGTTTATCGCTTGTACTCTGTGTGAGTAGTATATATGGAGTAGTGGTTCTGGACCACTTGTACAGAAAGGCCACTATTAGAACTGTTGTTCAGAAATTCAGCCATTTTGGGCCGTTTCCTTACGATGTGTGTGGATTTGGACCACTTTGCTACTGGCCATCTTTCCTTAGTCTCTGACTAAGAGGTTTCTTTAGGCATTCGGAATGAATGCTTTATCTGTTCCTATCATGCGAATTCAAGGATGTTATTATTTTGGTAATACATTATTTGAGGGGTCAACTGGAATGGAGGAAGAACTGTATCAATGCAGAAGCATTGAAAGCCACAACGCTCTAATAGATGGAACGATGGTCAAGCAATTGAATTGTTCACCAACAATATTGCGTACAGTTTGGGGAGGGGACGGGACTTCAGAAAACTGTACACTTTTGTGTATGCTTAtgaaattgttgataattttgaacaacCCTTACAAAGTAGAGTTTGCGGAAGTTTATGAACTTTTTACGTAcaaaaattattgatttacaatactagatgtgtgtgcatgcgtgtgtgtgtgtgtgtgtgtgtgtgtgtgtgtgtgtgtgtgtgtgtgtgtgtcggtgctcctgcgagtacctggccaggcttcAGGAGATTGCGTAGCACGGTCCATAGTTCCTGTGCactgcacaggaacccagccatctggctacCCGGCGTAACCATAATGATGGCAGCTCCTTacccatttgccatttgtgtgtgtgtgtgtgtgtgtgtgtgtgtgtgtgtgtgtgtgtgtgtgtgtgtgtgtgtgtgtttgtgtgtggacatgtgtgtgtgtgtgtgtgacctgtGTGGAGTCTTTAGGTCAATTGATTAGagtagagagttgcatttggagaatggaaacaccTGGGACCAGTCCTTAAATTAGTATTTTTCCGAATGTTTGGTGGATGTTGTCCGGACATCAAGGGCAGTGGTCCGGACATTCAAGGTGACAGTAGTGCATGGTTTTTCATACTGACACTTCACACACACTAATTGAATGACGTCTTATTTCACACTAATTGAATGAAATCTTAAAATTAAATGTACTACCTATTTCAAAACCAACTCTTAACTCAGAACAAAGTTGCACTATGTTATGTCTTCATCTATTATTCTGGTACTTCTAACCACTCTGGCCACTTCAAAATCTAGCTAATTTTGTTTCTGCAGGTGATTCATCTTAAGATGAGTGAGGGTCACAGCCTTCATAATTGAGTAAACCTCAACATCTGGAACATCTGTTATCCTAACTGTTAATGAATGACTGACATTTAGCAAAGTTGTCttagggcgcgtttccactagtgcctaaaccggtttaacaagtggtttaagctaaactggtttaagaattgacctgtttccacctgcactaaaccagttatattttaaacctaaacctatttcttaaacctacttcgaagtaggtttagcaaagtggtttaggtttaaccgtcacgtgacagtagcacgcttgtttagatggcttctgacaacgctgttttgatgatattgactattttgttgggataggattgccctagaagatgtaagggtctttagctaggggaaagaaatcagcagctacggagagagagaagacggtgtccttggtcatcctcatgcaaattcctactagcagatgctgaatcagtaacaACCAACATTTGCCTTGACTGGGTGACTgaccagcccaatacttcaaatttATGCGTTCttagacggtttgtttagcacatcctggatgtgcaagtttctaatggaaacagtcgctttcttgaactggtttagttttaaactcatttaagctaaactagtttagggtgcagctagtggaaacacggccttaTTAGGGTTGTATGTAGGCTTAATTTGCAAGTCATAAATTAAGGCCGCTTTTAACTTAGAAAACATCTAGGTTCTACTACTCAGAGCACTTAGTATTAGGTTATAGGCTAAATGCAGACCTAAACTACTAGTAGGCTAAGAGGGTTGTAGAGTGGAATTTCTTCCTATATGGTGAGGGCTATGTACACCTGTAGTACGTCACCTGAAACCCTACTGCCAGAGGTGTTGTGGGGACAAATGTCAGGTCAAATTGCCATGTGTTTAGCAGTAATTAAGGCCAGTTTGCTCAGATATTGTGTGATTTCTGGACGTTAATTTAAGTCCTGCGAGACTTTTGGGCTGCAGGTTCTAGTACGGGATGAGCACAGGCGTAATTCCCTTAGGCAaagaactcacacacaattgcctctcttgactctggagtataaatgagtacctaggCATTGACTGGGTTGGACGGGACtactggcttggcagtaacgtAACGCAGCAGGCGGTGACTTGTGgaccttggtgtccagtcctagagctgcgccatagtcagtgcccctggatgactctggtcAAGCTCCGGGTGAATTGTCAGCGCTGGCTCTAAGCCTCcatgtagcgcatggaggccttgTTTCTCGAAGCAGGGGAGAAAACTTCATAATTGGTCTTTATGGTCAATGTTGAACTACGTGAAGGGTTtaatatttgtctatttgtccattgtccatttgtgtatgtGATCTACAGGTGCAGCAGATGTAGATGGTTGAATTTTCAGTTGACAGTAAATGACACAGTCGAAAAACAACTATTAGTTTCTCTAACCAAAATAACACAGTACACCCTTGATTATCCGAACTTCTCTGGAGACAGGGTGGAAGTCCGGTTAATTGAGTGTCCGGATAATCAAAAtttgataaatatcaattttaatttttttccACTGTACAAGACCACACTATGTTTCCACACTTAGTGTACAATCATGTCAGTAAaagagtcatcaacagctgtCTATTAGATTATTACGTTCTCTGTTGtgtatttacttatttatgaGAGGCTTTACTACAGCATGTTAGTACGAAGTGAAATGTATTAGAGTTCCTTTATCCGGGAATGCATTATTCAGGAATGCAAAACATCAGGGGGACTCAGAATATGTCCGGATAATGGAAACTTCCGAAAGTCAAGATAATCGAGGTCCAGATAATGGAGTGTGTAAGTGGATTGCAGAGAATATTCAGCACCTTATTCAAAGGCTGCCTACTTAGATAGGCAGAAAGTACCCGGTGTAGAGGGAGATCTAAAACATCACTGATCTGGTGAGTTTTATATGAAGTCATAAAAGATATCAAATTTAATAGAATTGTATTCCATGCAACCAGTTGATATCCTTCTTGATGGACATGGCCAAAACTTGGTAACAGAGAAATCAAAGCTATATTGTTAGAAGAGACATTTTAATTCAGTGCTGAATGTTGAGCGTGTTACCAGTATTTCAGAAGAATGAATTTTCCTCCTCATACAACTTTGCATCTGGAGAGCCACTACTTGATAGGAGATTTTAGCTGCTGTCAAAATCAAAGCAACAACAGATGACGGACCAGTGGCAAGAACTTTTAAATCTGGTCCATGAAACTTTTTTCTTGGTCAATCAAGGTCATTTGATCATGTTTGGAATTTGGGAAAGTCCTCCAAGATTGGAAAGATGCTGTCTTGtgtcattatatttaatgacaACGGCAGCTAGGATATTTTGGCAAACATCTTGTTGGAGCATGCATCTCAAGAGAACCGTTCCCTTTATAACAACAGTGTAGGTTTTGCCTTACTAGAGGTCTATACCATTGACCAGACCTGGGTATTGAGCCAGATCATTGAAAAGCTTTAGAGCAAAACTCTGGTGTTCAAATATGCTTCTTAGACTTGTTGAAAGGTTGATTTGGTCCCTGGACACGCTCTCTTTCAGTTATTAAGAAAATCATGGAGTAGAGGAAGAAGTCAATCTTTATATGTTGATTGCTGACATCTATGCACAGGGCCACAGTGAAATAAGACTGGGACTGTTAACAGATGACTTGGCTCTCATATCTTCGGTTGCAACAATCTGTTGATGCTCTATATACAAATCACGTGTCAAGTGGTGTATGAGTATTAAATGGCACAAACTTTCTAAGTGTGGGGCATGAAAGAAGTTTCAGTTTTATTGATGGTCATTAGTTGTAAAT
This window contains:
- the LOC134191820 gene encoding uncharacterized protein K02A2.6-like gives rise to the protein MAEQEFPQRLVPIGKIGEFDHEKRKTGLRTKNRWSPKTYGLLQNLVAQEKLSEKTLEVLQRESSAYYVSKPLARAERFKFLGICQQPNETVLDFMAQLRKMAEHCKFGATLGDLTLARALKIVQAMGTAEKQSAQMRNVSETEARKADVQVITARKYASGEESADRKDPLCEHRYGEKAGRIFFTMNIEHTPSVMVQMSVKEKQLQMQVDTGASVSIISQRTWKQCFSQLKPVHSATVLKTYTGELLHVIGEITVDVKYNKQQVKQLPLFVVSGEGPSLVDRNWLHRIRLNWHNICVLSPAYSVNELRKQFPELFKEGLGTVQDYTARLETDSPPQFFRPKSVLYALKDAIEQDLERMVRLGVLEKVSTSKWAAPIVPVPKSDGSVRICGDYKVTVNKGLTVKTHPLLMPDDLFVTSAGGGVFTKLDLANAYQQVLLEEESRHVVTINTHKGLYRYTQLPFEISSAPAIFQNVMDQVLQGLDGVVCYLDDILVSGKSAREHWKNLVVVLTRLENHGLRLKLNKCVFMATSVEYLGFHIDSSGLHASSKKVETIQAAPQPQNVSQLRSFLGIKIACDVSPYGVGAVISHVLADGSERPIAFASRTLTDTGGIIPKWIRKLWLSLWRLPIPSVFAWKEFHVSH